The sequence GCTGTTCTATGTTTTCATATCGCTGGGCTTCAGCAATGATTCTTACATTTTTATCAATTTTCCTGATACCTAGAATACAGTGAATTGATTGTGAATCCGTTTCCATATCTACAATTATAGCTTTGGCTCCTTTTACATTGGCTTTTTCCAGATCTTTTATTCTGGTTGGATCACCGTGCACAAATGTTGCATCATTTTTAATGGCTTTTTTTCTTACATTTTCATCCTCATCCAAGACAAAAACCGAGTTTTCTTTTCCAAGTTCTTTCATACATTCCATAGTACTTTCTGTCCATCCACAGATTACCACGTGTTTAGATTTTTCCACATGTATCAGCCCCATGAGTTTCATTTGATGTCTTTCAATTAAAAATGACAATACCACTTCCACAGCTAAAGCAAAGGTCCCTATACCCAACACGACCAAAGTTATCGTGAAATACATCCCCAAAGTTGTTTCAGGGCTGTAATCACCATATCCCACAGTTCCAATGGTAATAAATGTCCAATATAATGATACTGTCCATGATTGACCTTCAATAAAATGGAATCCAATAGTACCATAAGCAATTACTGTCAGGACCAGGGTTAAAATTTTGGTAGCCTTGTGATGTATTGCTTTAGGTAAGTGTTTCCGGATTATCTCCAATATTAAAACCATACAATTACCTTTTTAATTTAGTAAATATTTCTAAAAGAAAACTTTGTAAACCACAAAGGCAATAATCAGAAGGACAATAATTATTAATATAATTATGATCCACCATGGAAATCCACTACCATCATCAACATCATCGGTTTCATCATCCCCATCACCAATTTTGATTTTTTTACTTGAACTGGATTTGGAACTACTAAAACTACCACCCCTACTGCCCCCTCCTTTTTCAAGTAGATTAAAATCATGAGACTGGAAAGTGGATTTAGATTCTCCAGGGAAAGCATAACTATCATCAGCAAAAATACAACCCGGGGCCAATAAAAGACCCATTACTAAAAAAATTGTTAGAATACCATTCATTAGTTTCATCTTAAAAACCCCCATTAAAAATGGAAATATAGCATATTTTCTATATTCTTATTATAAAAATATATAACAATAAATGAAAAGGGATAATGAATATAAATCCGGGGCATGTGATTGCATGAGAAAGAAAAAAGAAACACTTCCACGGGCATTGAAACTAAGGCAGAAAATGCAAAGAGGGATGACAAAATATCGCCATAAAATAGGGTATGGAGAATTTCGGCCAGAAAACTTTGAAATTATACCTGTTGATGTCATTCTCCCGGGATTGGATCCATTATTCCACAATTATCGGATTGTGAATATTTCAGATATACACTTAGGTCAATGGATAACTCCCCAACATTTAGATGGGATCGTGGAAATGGTTAATAATCAAAAACCAGACATGGTGACCATAACCGGGGATTTTGTTTCATATATTATTGAAGATATGGAAGAACATTTAGAATATTCTTTAAAAAATTTAAACCCCTTAGATATTTCTATCGCAGTTTTAGGCAATCATGACCACTGGTTAGGATCAAGTAAGATTAGAAAAGTGTTAGAAAAAAGTGGTATAGTGGATGTGAGTAATGACGTTTATAGCATTCAAAAATGTAATAAAAATAAAAGAGCAGAGCTGCATATCGCTGGCGTAGATAGTGTCATGTTGAATAAACATCGTTTAGATATTGTCATGGGCAAACTACCTCCGAGTGGACCTGCAGTACTCCTGGCACATGAACCCGATTTTGCAGATATCAGTTCTCTGACCGGTCGTTTTGGACTCCAAATATCTGGACATTCACATGGAGGGCAATTTGTAATCCCTGGAATTGGAACATTCATCAGAGGACCTCATTTTACAAAGTACCCCTTAGGGGAGTACCGTGTAGGGGAAATGGTACAATACACCAGTAGAGGAGTGGGGACCAATGTTTTCTGGTTTAGAATTAATTGTCCTCCAGAGATTACTACTTTTCATCTAAAAAGTCCGGAAATAAATAATGTTGATGGTGCTTAAAATGAAAAATTATAACCCCTTGTATAATCCTAAAAAACAAACAGTATATGGTTTTATAGGACGTACACTCATTTTATGGGTGGGAGAAGTACTGGGTTTTATTTTAATTGCCCACCTATCAGTAGGACTTACCATTAACGACTGGGAAACAGCTGTAGTGGTGGTAAGCATGCTTGGAGTTATCAATGCTTTGTTTTGGCCTTTCTTATCCCGTATTTTCCTGCCTTTTCTGGTTTATACTGTGGGGATAGGTGCTTTAATAATTAACGGGATTTTAATATGGGCCATAAGTAATTTTGTTCCGGGAATCCGTATTGAGGGTTGGGCTTTGATTTTAACCCCATTGAGTATGGCAATAATCACCACTATTCTTTCCATTTTAATCACCCTTGATGACGACACATCATATTACCGGGCTGTTTTAAGGAGAAATATAAAAAATAAACATAAAAAACCCAAAGATTACCCAGGCATATTATTTTTAGAAATTGATGGGCTATCTGAAACTATCCTAAAAGAAGCAATCGAAAAGGGACATATGCCAACTCTTGCCCGGTGGTTAAAAGACGGAATCCATAAAATAATTCCATGGGAAACGGATTTATCCAGTCAAACAGGGGCCAGCCAAGCAGGTATCCTCCATGGCAATAATAAAGATCTTCCCGCATTCAGATGGGTTGAAAAGACAAATAATAATAAAATAATGGTTTCTACCGGCCTATCAGATGCTCCCGTAATCGAAAAACGCATCTCCGATGGCAAAGGATTATTAGCATCAAATGGAGCTAGCAGGTCTAATCTATTTTCCGGTGATGCGGAAAATGTTATATTCACTTACAGCAAATTAAAAAAACTCTCTAAATTTTATAATGAAACTTGGTATTACTTTTTCTCAAACCCCTCCAATTTCGGCAGAATGCTTACTTTATTCTTCTTTGATGCGGGGTTAGATATGTTTTCGCAAGTCGCCCACTGGTATAAAGATATAAGGCCTCGAATAAAAAGAGGTTTTATTTATGCATTTGTAAGGGCAGGTGCCAATGTTTTTCTGAGGGAAATAACAACTTACACCCTTATTGGAGATATGCTAGCTTCAGATATAGATATTGCATATTCTACTTATTTAGGTTACGATGAAATTGCCCATCACTCCGGAATTAGGGATTCTGACGCTTTCCATGCCCTTCAAGGCCTTGATAAACAGTTTAAAAGGCTTGAAAATGCTTCAAAATACACTAAAAGACCCTACTATTTTGTGGTGCAATCTGACCATGGCCAAAGCAATGGTGCTACATTTAAACAGAGATATGGGATGAGTTTAGAAGATCTGGTACAGAAACTGCTGCCTGAAGAAATTAATGTATACAGCCAACTGTCATCCAATGAAGATCATTTCTCCCAGGCAATAACCGGACCATTTGACAGTGGAAAAGTATATATAAAAGATAAAAAGGACTATGCTGTAGGTAAAAGTCGAAAAGTAGTAGATACTACCCTGGACAGTATTAAAAAAAGTTCTATCGCCAAAGGGAAAGTACTGGAATATATAAAAGATTATGAAGTTTCTCGAAAGCCCGTGCCCAAAAATGGAGAAGATGCAGAAGTTATTGTGCTTGCATCTGGAAATTTGGGATTAATCTATCTCACCCAGTGGAAAGAAAGATTATCATATGAGGATATAAAAACATTATTCCCTGATTTAATACCGGGTTTAGTTCAGCACGAAGGTATAGGATTCATTATGGTTTTTTCAAAACAATGGGGGCCTATGGCAATAGGGAGAAATGGAGTTTATTATTTGGAATCTGGAAAGATAGATGGTGAAAATCCATTGAAACCCTTCGGAGAAAATGCATCTTCCCATCTTTTAAGAAGTAGTACCTTTGAGTATGCTCCAGATATCATGGTAAATAGTTTTTATGATAGTGAAAAAGATGAAGTAGCTGCTTTTGAAGAGTTAGTTGGAAGCCATGGAGGTTTAGGTGGGGGACAATCAAAACCATTCATCATGTTCCCCACAACATGGGAATTAGAAGTTGGAGAAATTGTGGGTGCCGAAGAATTGCACCGAATATTGAAAAACAAAATCAGGGAGATTCAAAAGAAAAATTAGTTTTCTCTCTTTTTCTAACCAAATATTTCCTTAATTCATCTGAAAATAACATTATAGGGGCAAATGTAATTATATACATCCATTCAGTAATCCCCAGCCCAATAGTACCAAATATAGCCTGCAATCCTGGAATATATAGTATAGACAGCAAAACGACTATTTCAAATAATATGCCCCATATAATCCACCTATTTTTAAGCAAACCAATCTTGAAACTTGACATGCGAGTAGTTTGGCAGGCCAAAAGGCTTCCAATTTGAGCCATCACAATTCCTGAAAATACCATTGTAGTAGCCATGTGATATAGTGGATCTGTGAATGCTAAATCTTGACCTAATGTCCATCCAGCTCGATAAAGTACCCAGAAATATCCAGATATTACTAAAACAGCTTCAACTATTCCTAAAAATATATATCCTCTTAAAATTACGGGCAAATTTAGAAGTCTTTCACTGCGTGGTCTAGGAGGCCTATCCATAACATCTGCTTCTGAAGGCCCTTTACCCAGAGCCAGAGCAGGTAATGTATCCGTGCCTAAATCAATGGCTAGTATCTGCATTACAGTAATTGGGAGTGGGATTTTGAAGATAACCATTAAAACAAAAGGGATTATTTCTGCTGTTTCATGAGCAAAGATATAGGTGATGAATTTTCTTATATTCTCATATATAGTGCGGCCTTCTTTTATTGCAGCCACTATACTGGCAAAATTGTCATCAGTGAGGACCATATCTGATGCTTCTTTGGCCACATCAGTGCCAGTTATACCCATAGATACACCAATATCTGCTTTTCTTAAAGCAGGAGCATCATTTACTCCATCCCCTGTCATAGCCACTATTTCATCCTGTTCTTCTAAAAGAGAAGCTATTCGCATTTTATGTTCTGGAATTGCTCTGGCGAAAATAACGTTTTCACCAGATTTAAGGATTTGTATGACTTCTTGATCATTCATAAGTTCTAATTCTTTTCCTTTAACAATTCGGTAGTCAATATTAGAAATAATCCCCACTTCCTGGGCAATAGCCCCAGCAGTGAGGCCATAATCACCAGTAATCATGATAATCCGGATACCTGATCTATGACATTCAGCCACAGCATCTTTAATCTCAGGGCGCGGAGGATCTTGCATAGCAACCATACCCACCAGTGTAATATCTTTTTCAACATTTTCTGGAGAAAATTTTGTTAGATCATCTGGGAGATTGCGGTATCCCATCGCTAAAATTCTTAATCCTAAAGATGCCAGTTCATCATGGTTTTTAATGAGTTCTGATTTCTTTTTTTCTGATAAAGGCTCTTGTTTTCCATTTATAGAGATATAATTGGATAAAGAGATGATTTTTTTAGGGGCCCCTTTAATGTAGACTACTTTTTTATCAGGCTTCTGGTGGATGGAGCTCATTGTTTTACGTTTTGAGTCGAAGGGAATCTCTAAAAATCGAGGCATCTTCTCCATCTCTGCTTCCCAATTAAATCCAATTTTTTGAGCTGCTACTAAAAGAGCAGCTTCTGTAGGGTCACCAAGGGCACCCCAAGACCCATCATTTTCTTGAGGAGGAATTAATTTAGCATCATTGGCAAAAGAAGCTGCTCGCATCAATAATTTTATTTCTTTAATATCACGATGGGTAACTGGTTTTTCATTGCAAATAAAATCTCCTTTAGGTTCATATCCTGCACCAGTCACATCCACAATTTTATCAGGAATCCATACTTTACGTACTGTCATTTCATTTTTAGTTAAAGTCCCTGTTTTATCAGTGCATATAATCGTGGTAGATCCAAGAGTTTCTACACTGGATAATCTTTTTATCAGTGCATTTTTTCCCACCATTTTCTTAGCAGATGCTGCCAAAGCCATTGTTACTGTGGGTAAAAGTCCTTCGGGTACATTAGCCACTGTTAAACCAATGGCAAATAAGAATGCTAGTTCTAAAGGGAGTCTAACCACGTAAAGATTTATTATAAAAAGAGATATTCCCATTATAATAGCAATGAATGCAATTATCCTTGCCAAACGAGAGATTTGTTTTTGTAGAGGACTGGTTTCTCCTTTTATAGTCTGAGTTAGTGCAGCAATTTTGCTGAACTCTGTTTGAATTCCTGTTTTAAAAACAACTGCTTTTCCAGATCCTGAAGTTACACTGGTACCAGCAAATATTAAATTATGCGATTCAATGCAGTTATCCTCTTCTTCCACTGGGCCTGATACTTTCCTCACAGGTCGGGACTCCCCAGTTAATGTGGAATTATCTACTTTCATTTGGTAAGCTTCAACTAAACGGGCATCAGCAGATATATTATTTCCTTCTTCTAGTACCATAAAATCTCCAGGAACTAGTTGATTAGCCAGTATTTCGATCTCACATCCCTCACGGATGACTTTGGCTTTTAATGGTAAAATTTTTTTCAATGCCTCTGTGGCTTTTTCAGCTTCAAATTCTTGCCAGAAACTAAAGATGGCATTGATTATGATGACCCCCATAATAGCAATCCCCAGTTGAGGAGTATTAGTAATAAACGCCAAAATACTGGCCATCCACAATAATAAAGCCAGGACATTATAAAAATTAGCTAAAAATGAATAGATCAATGACTTTCTTTTAACTTCCTTGATCTGATTTAGCCCATACTCTTTTAAACGCTTTTGGACATCTTTATGATCCAAACCATTATTTGAAGTCTTTAATCTCTTGAAAACTTCTTCATTAGAGAGTTGGTAAATCTCCATAATTACACTTGAAATGTACCTTTTGAAATTGATCCATTTAATAAAATCTATTAATTTTTTTGTAGTTTGTAAAATATAATATTATATTAACCAAAAAAAGTGAAAATTAATGAATGTGAATTTTTTAGTACTAATTTCCATATGCTTTGGAACTAAAGATAATACGGTTGTTTAAGCGAAAATCAGATAAATATTAGACACAACTCTCCCTAAAATAAGGAAACCCTCTGGTGTAATCCTAAAAAAATGAGCATGGTCCCTACAAGAAATTTTTTCATATTCCTTTTTATCCAGGACATTATCCCTTAACCCAAAAAAAGAAAGATATTGTCTTTATTTACTATTTAAAGTAATATTGTAGTAAAATAAGCACTTTTGAATACTTAAATAAATTTCCAGTTTTATTGAGGAAATTTGAAATAATTATAATAAAAATAAAAACTCTCTAAAAATTAATATAGAATATTACTTATAACACATCTTATATTAAAAATATGTTATAAGACTTTTAAAATAAAATAAATGGTTTTTTACTGTGGCATTTAATGGACTTTATCATTTGTTTCATTTCAGGAATCTTGTTATATGGAACAAAACCTGTGAAGACAAAGGTCAAGTTTGATTCGTTACAATGCCATTTAGCCTGAAATTTAGCAAATGGTTGACGGGAAATGCCATTTTTCATGTTATTTTTGCTTAAATAAGATAGGCTAGAAGATATAGCCGTTAGATCAACTTCCATAGTATGCACTTCAAAAACAATTTGATGCCCGTTGACAGTGATGTTTTCTTTTGTAATGTTAGTAAAATTTTTATCGTCTTCAAAAGGATCTAATAACGGTTTTAAGTTTTCATTATTCGTATCTTTAATTACCCCTACCCAGAAAGTTCCATTACCCGTGTATTCAAAAATACGTTCGTTATCGTTGATTAAATGATTAGTATTGTTGTAATTACCAGAAATCTGTTTTGAACAGTTAAAATTGTCAAATATGCCCCCATTACTAACCTTTATCATTAAAACTGTACATATGACTACTATTAATAAAAAAATGATTAAAATTTTTTTTAATATACTAAATTTATTAGATTTATCTGATTTTTTAGTTTTATTTCGCAGGAAAATACCCCCGTATGCATATTATCAAATCATATCATTACGTATTTCAGAAATTAGGCACTTAAATGACTACAATTAAAAAAAAAAAAAAAAATTATAAATCTTCAGATTTATATTTTTTTTCAATATTATTCTGGTTATCTTTTATTTTTGCAATAGTGCCCTGTAAAAAATTGGTATTCAGTTCATGAAAACCAAAGAATATTAATGAAAAAAGAGCGCAGAATTTACCTAAGGTCACGTATAACAAAGATAGAAATACCAAAATGCCTGACATCAACGCCATAATAAATAATAGTGGTGGGAAAAAGGCGCCTATTAACATAGCAAAAACACCTATAATACCCGCAAAGCAAAAAAACACCGCCGCATGAGCTAAAAATAAGAGACTGCTAACTCCTAAGGCAAGTGCAAGTTGGCCAAATAAGACAGTGCATGAATCAAGTTTTTCTGCTAATGCTAAAACATTATTATATGATTCTAGTTCATTTTGTATCTGTATTGCTTGTATTTCTTTTACTGCATCAGATGTTTTTAATTGTGTGTCATTCAGTTCATAGGATAAACCTGTGAAAGAGTTTGTAAAATTTTCCAATTTAATATTGACTGTATTTCCATTTCCAGTGATTAATGTAACCATTCCAGTAGTACTATTGTAGTTCTGATATAACCAATATTTAAAAACATTTCCTTTTATTATTTGTACAATATAACCTTTTTTTAAACCATGCACATCGGTTATTAGTTCTTTGTAGCTTAAATTGTGATCTTTTAAGTATTTTTTTATGTATTTATCTGCATCTTTGTGAGCAGGGTCTGAAATTATAATAGTATTGTTATTTTGGCTTTTATTAGTACCATTTGTACTATTTACATCCGTGCCATTAACCTTAGTATCATTTATCCTCGTATCATTAATCTTAGTATCA comes from Methanobacterium alcaliphilum and encodes:
- a CDS encoding metallophosphoesterase; this translates as MRKKKETLPRALKLRQKMQRGMTKYRHKIGYGEFRPENFEIIPVDVILPGLDPLFHNYRIVNISDIHLGQWITPQHLDGIVEMVNNQKPDMVTITGDFVSYIIEDMEEHLEYSLKNLNPLDISIAVLGNHDHWLGSSKIRKVLEKSGIVDVSNDVYSIQKCNKNKRAELHIAGVDSVMLNKHRLDIVMGKLPPSGPAVLLAHEPDFADISSLTGRFGLQISGHSHGGQFVIPGIGTFIRGPHFTKYPLGEYRVGEMVQYTSRGVGTNVFWFRINCPPEITTFHLKSPEINNVDGA
- a CDS encoding cation-translocating P-type ATPase, producing the protein MEIYQLSNEEVFKRLKTSNNGLDHKDVQKRLKEYGLNQIKEVKRKSLIYSFLANFYNVLALLLWMASILAFITNTPQLGIAIMGVIIINAIFSFWQEFEAEKATEALKKILPLKAKVIREGCEIEILANQLVPGDFMVLEEGNNISADARLVEAYQMKVDNSTLTGESRPVRKVSGPVEEEDNCIESHNLIFAGTSVTSGSGKAVVFKTGIQTEFSKIAALTQTIKGETSPLQKQISRLARIIAFIAIIMGISLFIINLYVVRLPLELAFLFAIGLTVANVPEGLLPTVTMALAASAKKMVGKNALIKRLSSVETLGSTTIICTDKTGTLTKNEMTVRKVWIPDKIVDVTGAGYEPKGDFICNEKPVTHRDIKEIKLLMRAASFANDAKLIPPQENDGSWGALGDPTEAALLVAAQKIGFNWEAEMEKMPRFLEIPFDSKRKTMSSIHQKPDKKVVYIKGAPKKIISLSNYISINGKQEPLSEKKKSELIKNHDELASLGLRILAMGYRNLPDDLTKFSPENVEKDITLVGMVAMQDPPRPEIKDAVAECHRSGIRIIMITGDYGLTAGAIAQEVGIISNIDYRIVKGKELELMNDQEVIQILKSGENVIFARAIPEHKMRIASLLEEQDEIVAMTGDGVNDAPALRKADIGVSMGITGTDVAKEASDMVLTDDNFASIVAAIKEGRTIYENIRKFITYIFAHETAEIIPFVLMVIFKIPLPITVMQILAIDLGTDTLPALALGKGPSEADVMDRPPRPRSERLLNLPVILRGYIFLGIVEAVLVISGYFWVLYRAGWTLGQDLAFTDPLYHMATTMVFSGIVMAQIGSLLACQTTRMSSFKIGLLKNRWIIWGILFEIVVLLSILYIPGLQAIFGTIGLGITEWMYIITFAPIMLFSDELRKYLVRKREKTNFSFESP
- a CDS encoding phage holin family protein, with translation MKNYNPLYNPKKQTVYGFIGRTLILWVGEVLGFILIAHLSVGLTINDWETAVVVVSMLGVINALFWPFLSRIFLPFLVYTVGIGALIINGILIWAISNFVPGIRIEGWALILTPLSMAIITTILSILITLDDDTSYYRAVLRRNIKNKHKKPKDYPGILFLEIDGLSETILKEAIEKGHMPTLARWLKDGIHKIIPWETDLSSQTGASQAGILHGNNKDLPAFRWVEKTNNNKIMVSTGLSDAPVIEKRISDGKGLLASNGASRSNLFSGDAENVIFTYSKLKKLSKFYNETWYYFFSNPSNFGRMLTLFFFDAGLDMFSQVAHWYKDIRPRIKRGFIYAFVRAGANVFLREITTYTLIGDMLASDIDIAYSTYLGYDEIAHHSGIRDSDAFHALQGLDKQFKRLENASKYTKRPYYFVVQSDHGQSNGATFKQRYGMSLEDLVQKLLPEEINVYSQLSSNEDHFSQAITGPFDSGKVYIKDKKDYAVGKSRKVVDTTLDSIKKSSIAKGKVLEYIKDYEVSRKPVPKNGEDAEVIVLASGNLGLIYLTQWKERLSYEDIKTLFPDLIPGLVQHEGIGFIMVFSKQWGPMAIGRNGVYYLESGKIDGENPLKPFGENASSHLLRSSTFEYAPDIMVNSFYDSEKDEVAAFEELVGSHGGLGGGQSKPFIMFPTTWELEVGEIVGAEELHRILKNKIREIQKKN
- a CDS encoding potassium channel family protein — protein: MVLILEIIRKHLPKAIHHKATKILTLVLTVIAYGTIGFHFIEGQSWTVSLYWTFITIGTVGYGDYSPETTLGMYFTITLVVLGIGTFALAVEVVLSFLIERHQMKLMGLIHVEKSKHVVICGWTESTMECMKELGKENSVFVLDEDENVRKKAIKNDATFVHGDPTRIKDLEKANVKGAKAIIVDMETDSQSIHCILGIRKIDKNVRIIAEAQRYENIEQLKMAGATQIISPFVISGRLMHKSIDDGYEAMFVQEVLAEHSNREMKEVKVQHGCSIIGKTILDVDIHEKTGIVLLGIGENDNLIIDPPRDFVIKEGDIMLGIGKLDEFKKLEKFLNS
- a CDS encoding energy-coupling factor transporter transmembrane protein EcfT, yielding MNFPEKTLIVVFLVVIVLNIVPAHAVSVGEVNNRVIDDLNRYNNYGFWGKIWYFGEICSSLNEANNEYQSEVNNLADQREIISEDYQNKKSEMNDINSDIEKFKSESEKESQQREKDANEARKAINHNKQIYNKHTIKKSKINSSKSKPSKTINGTTKINDTKINDTKINDTKINDTKINDTKINDTKINDTKINDTRINDTKVNGTDVNSTNGTNKSQNNNTIIISDPAHKDADKYIKKYLKDHNLSYKELITDVHGLKKGYIVQIIKGNVFKYWLYQNYNSTTGMVTLITGNGNTVNIKLENFTNSFTGLSYELNDTQLKTSDAVKEIQAIQIQNELESYNNVLALAEKLDSCTVLFGQLALALGVSSLLFLAHAAVFFCFAGIIGVFAMLIGAFFPPLLFIMALMSGILVFLSLLYVTLGKFCALFSLIFFGFHELNTNFLQGTIAKIKDNQNNIEKKYKSEDL